In Pseudomonas sp. GCEP-101, one DNA window encodes the following:
- a CDS encoding bacteriohemerythrin, giving the protein MSFMPWNDEFVIGIERIDAQHRWLVDLTNALHDRLQGRDDQGPPIGELLEQLVEYTMNHFIVEEVLFQRLGYPEEEAHRAEHDRFNRQIIDLLYRHEDGEAVSLQALELLKAWLTHHILKVDKAYVGFFQQKGVTA; this is encoded by the coding sequence ATGAGCTTCATGCCCTGGAACGACGAGTTCGTCATCGGAATCGAGCGGATCGATGCACAGCACCGCTGGCTGGTCGACCTCACCAATGCGCTGCATGACCGGCTGCAAGGCAGGGACGACCAGGGCCCGCCCATCGGCGAACTGCTGGAGCAACTGGTGGAATACACGATGAACCATTTCATCGTCGAGGAGGTGCTGTTCCAGCGCCTGGGCTACCCGGAGGAGGAGGCGCACCGGGCCGAGCATGATCGCTTCAACCGGCAGATCATCGACCTGCTGTACCGCCACGAGGATGGCGAGGCGGTCTCGCTGCAGGCGCTGGAACTGCTCAAGGCCTGGCTGACGCACCACATCCTCAAGGTGGACAAGGCCTACGTCGGCTTCTTCCAGCAAAAAGGCGTGACCGCCTAG
- a CDS encoding YgiQ family radical SAM protein, with protein MQAAKPLFDYPKFWAECFGPAPFLPMSKEEMDQLGWDSCDIIIVTGDAYVDHPSFGMAIIGRLLEAQGFRVGIIAQPDWRSKDDFMKLGQPNLFFGVAAGNMDSMINRYTADKKIRSDDAYTPGGLAGKRPDRASLVYSQRCKEAYSDTPVVLGGIEASLRRIAHYDYWQDKVRRSILMDATADILLYGNAERAVVEIAQRLAAGERVEQITDVRGTAFVRRDTPDGWFEVDSTRIDRPGKVDKIINPYVNTQDTAACAIEQDKGPQDDPNEAKVVQLLPSPKLTRERTVIRLPSFEKVRNDPVLYAHANRVLHLETNPGNARALVQKHGEVDVWFNPPPIPMSTEEMDYVFGMPYARVPHPAYGKEKIPAYEMIRFSVNIMRGCFGGCTFCSITEHEGRIIQNRSHESILAEIEEMKKVPGFTGVVSDLGGPTANMYRIACKDPEIERHCRKPSCVWPGICENLNTDHSSLIELYRKARALPGVKKILIASGLRYDLAVESPEYVKELVTHHVGGYLKIAPEHTEEGPLSKMMKPGIGTYDAFKRMFEKFSKEAGKEQYLIPYFIAAHPGTTDEDMMNLALWLKRNGFRADQVQAFYPSPMASATAMYHSGKNPLRKVTYKSDGVTIVKSDQQRRLHKAFLRYHDPKGWPMLREALERMGRADLIGNGKHHLIPTYQPQTDEYQSARRKNSTPVGSKKAGKPLLTQHTGLPPRASNGSKPWNKAEEGKATGYAKGKKRTTKRQPNIPR; from the coding sequence ATGCAAGCCGCCAAACCGCTGTTCGACTATCCCAAGTTCTGGGCCGAGTGTTTCGGCCCGGCGCCGTTCCTGCCCATGAGCAAGGAAGAGATGGATCAGTTGGGTTGGGATTCCTGCGACATCATCATCGTCACCGGGGATGCCTACGTCGACCATCCGTCGTTCGGCATGGCCATCATCGGCCGCCTGCTGGAGGCCCAGGGCTTCCGCGTGGGCATCATCGCCCAGCCGGATTGGCGCTCGAAGGACGACTTCATGAAGCTCGGCCAGCCGAACCTGTTCTTCGGCGTGGCGGCGGGCAACATGGACTCGATGATCAACCGCTACACCGCGGACAAGAAGATCCGCAGCGACGACGCCTACACGCCGGGCGGCCTGGCCGGCAAGCGCCCGGACCGTGCCAGCCTGGTCTACAGCCAGCGCTGCAAGGAGGCCTACAGCGACACGCCGGTGGTGCTCGGTGGCATCGAGGCGTCGCTGCGCCGCATCGCCCACTACGACTACTGGCAGGACAAGGTGCGCCGTTCCATCCTGATGGACGCCACCGCCGACATCCTGCTGTACGGCAACGCCGAGCGCGCCGTGGTGGAGATTGCCCAGCGCCTGGCCGCCGGTGAGCGGGTCGAGCAGATCACCGACGTGCGCGGCACTGCCTTCGTGCGCCGCGACACCCCCGACGGCTGGTTCGAGGTGGACTCCACCCGCATCGACCGTCCGGGCAAGGTCGACAAGATCATCAACCCCTACGTGAACACCCAGGACACCGCCGCCTGCGCCATCGAGCAGGACAAGGGCCCGCAGGACGACCCCAACGAAGCCAAGGTGGTGCAGCTGCTGCCCAGCCCGAAGCTGACCCGCGAGCGCACGGTGATCCGCCTGCCGTCCTTCGAGAAGGTGCGCAACGACCCGGTGCTCTATGCCCACGCCAACCGCGTGCTGCACCTGGAGACCAACCCGGGCAACGCCCGCGCGCTGGTGCAGAAGCATGGCGAGGTGGACGTGTGGTTCAACCCGCCGCCCATCCCGATGAGCACCGAGGAAATGGACTACGTGTTCGGCATGCCGTACGCGCGCGTGCCGCACCCCGCGTACGGCAAGGAGAAGATCCCGGCCTACGAGATGATCCGTTTCTCGGTGAACATCATGCGCGGCTGCTTCGGTGGCTGCACCTTCTGCTCGATCACCGAGCACGAGGGGCGGATCATCCAGAACCGCTCCCACGAGTCGATCCTCGCCGAAATCGAGGAGATGAAGAAGGTGCCGGGCTTCACCGGCGTCGTCTCCGACCTGGGCGGCCCGACCGCCAATATGTACCGCATCGCCTGCAAGGACCCGGAGATCGAGCGTCACTGCCGCAAGCCGTCGTGCGTCTGGCCGGGCATCTGCGAGAACCTCAATACCGACCATTCCTCGCTTATCGAGCTGTACCGCAAGGCCCGCGCCCTGCCGGGCGTGAAGAAGATCCTGATCGCCTCCGGCCTGCGCTACGACCTCGCCGTGGAGTCGCCCGAGTACGTCAAGGAACTGGTGACGCACCACGTCGGCGGCTACCTGAAGATCGCCCCGGAGCACACCGAGGAAGGCCCGCTGTCGAAGATGATGAAGCCCGGCATCGGCACCTACGATGCCTTCAAGCGCATGTTCGAGAAGTTCTCCAAGGAGGCGGGCAAGGAGCAGTACCTGATCCCGTACTTCATCGCGGCGCACCCGGGCACCACCGACGAGGACATGATGAACCTCGCCCTGTGGCTCAAGCGCAACGGCTTCCGCGCGGACCAGGTGCAGGCGTTCTATCCCTCGCCCATGGCCAGCGCCACCGCCATGTATCACTCGGGCAAGAACCCGCTGCGCAAGGTCACCTACAAGAGCGACGGCGTGACCATCGTCAAGAGCGACCAGCAGCGCCGCCTGCACAAGGCCTTCCTGCGCTACCACGACCCCAAGGGCTGGCCGATGCTGCGCGAAGCACTGGAGCGCATGGGCCGCGCCGACCTGATCGGCAACGGCAAGCACCACCTGATCCCGACCTACCAGCCGCAGACCGACGAGTACCAGAGCGCGCGCCGCAAGAACTCCACCCCGGTCGGCAGCAAGAAGGCCGGCAAGCCGCTGCTGACCCAGCACACCGGCCTGCCGCCGCGCGCCAGCAATGGTTCCAAGCCGTGGAACAAGGCCGAGGAAGGCAAGGCCACCGGCTACGCCAAGGGCAAGAAGCGCACCACCAAGCGGCAGCCGAACATCCCGCGCTGA